In a single window of the Penaeus chinensis breed Huanghai No. 1 chromosome 4, ASM1920278v2, whole genome shotgun sequence genome:
- the LOC125024986 gene encoding uncharacterized protein LOC125024986 has translation MLTKSLFVRCQQLSARHTVHRYFITNSLLHSKSEGKYARKFLAGNNGKKRIWHDGKMMANPGGLSQPQAKGEGNTHRLHILNKVFLEKISDMMATGEVSSQLSGHGLEITKVQVQPNVVGINVYWISKEPQFDDSVSKVLQENAPRLRHELSQLRVLGHVPRITFVKDEKFYKMAEVEKRLSLADFGEGFEPTDATHYIKSSLTVTTLLNKNLKDAITKMEMKAEEPERAAHDDSQAEELPSDVPRMRNDVFSVDVDKIYAMVQRGMVRAEAAHRKELVQESRSLNHTEAEESQNNPVSRMTEIRRWASHYRDLKKKERRRQNKEQNILCVPPKYVTKEVEDIKYVEENDYIEEDLDMNDHRYTDFERK, from the exons ATGTTAACAAAGTCTTTATTTGTGCGTTGTCAGCAATTGTCAGCAAGACATACAGTTCACCGTTACTTTATAACAAATTCTTTGTTACATTCGAAATCTGAGGGGAAATATGCTAGGAAATTCCTCGCCGGAAATAATGGAAAGAA ACGTATATGGCATGATGGCAAGATGATGGCCAACCCAGGAGGACTAAGCCAACCCCaggcaaaaggagaaggaaatacaCATAGACTGCATATTCTGAATAAAGTTTTCTTAGAGAAGATCAGTGACATGATGGCAACAGGAGAAGTCTCTTCACAGCTCTCTGGCCATGGATTGGAAATAACAAAG GTGCAGGTACAGCCAAATGTAGTTGGCATCAATGTGTACTGGATATCTAAAGAACCCCAGTTTGATGACAGCGTTTCAAAAGTTCTTCAAGAAAATGCCCCACGTCTTCGCCACGAGCTGAGCCAACTTCGGGTCTTGGGACATGTACCTCGTATAACATTTGTTAAAG ACGAAAAATTCTACAAGATGGCAGAAGTAGAAAAGCGTTTATCGCTGGCTGACTTTGGAGAAGGCTTTGAACCCACGGATGCTACACATTATATAAAATCGTCTCTCACAGTCACAACATTGTTGAATAAGAATTTAAAG GATGCCATAACCAAGATGGAAATGAAAGCTGAGGAACCAGAAAGGGCAGCGCATGACGACTCACAGGCTGAGGAGCTACCGTCAGATGTACCAAGAATGAGAAATGACGTGTTTAGCGTTGACGTTGACAAAATCTACGCCATG GTACAGCGGGGAATGGTGAGGGCTGAAGCTGCCCATAGAAAAGAACTGGTTCAGGAGAGCAGAAGTTTAAATCATACAGAAGCCGAAGAAAGTCAGAATAATCCTGTCTCAAGAATGACAGAAATTCGGCGCTGGGCCAGCCATTACAGAGAtttgaagaagaaagaacgaagaaggcAGAATAAAGAACAAAACATTCTCTGTGTTCCACCTAAATAtgtaacaaaagaagtagaagacaTAAAGTATGTTGAAGAAAATGATTATATTGAAGAAGACCTTGATATGAATGATCATAGATATACTGATTTTGAAAGAAAGTGA